AAATGCAGGGAGTACCTATGGGGTAGCACTAAAGGGCATAGGAAAATGGCAACGGTAGCTTGGGACTTAATATGTAGACCTAAGAAGTGTCGACTATGGAGGTTTAAATAACAAGGGATGCAAACTATGGAATGTGACATTTGTAGGAAAAGTGTTATGGCAACTAGTGACAAATAATGATGTGTTGTGGGTGAGGTGGGTGCATGGTGTTTATATGAAGGCATGTAGGAGTATCTGGGATCACCAACCACCTGCAGATTATAGCCGGTATTGGAAGAAGATTAATGGACTAAAATACAACATGGCTCAATGGTATAATGGGAATACCTACACTTTGACTGAAAATGGCTCTTATTCTATCTCAAGCAGTTATAATGCATTACTTGGTCATATGTCAAGATGTTGGGAAATGAATTTGGTATGGAGTGGAGTTATGCTACCCAGAAACAGATTTGTACTGTGGTTAGCAAACCAACAAAAGCTGCAAACCAGGGAGAGACTTCTACAGATGCATATTCCTATCACAGGAGATGTTGGATTCTACATGTGTGAACTGGGAGTGCTAGAGTCTCACCAACACCTATTTGTAGATTGCAGCTGGGTGAAATCCATGAGAGGAGCACTAGCAAGGTGGTCGAGTATCAATCTACAAGATATGGCAATACCTGAGACTTTGCAGGGGATTAGAAGGAGGCATTGGAAGCAATTTAGAAAGGAAATAGCATCAACAACAATAGGTGCGATGGTTTACCATACTTGGCAAGCTAGGAACTGGAAAATTTTCAAACAAATTAACTTGAACATGAAATTCTGTATTAGTCAAATCAAGAAAGAGCTTACAGAAAGAATAATAATGCATGCAGAGCCCAGAAGAGCAAGGCAGTGTCCAATGTTGATACATAGATTGTGTAGCTAGTTTGTACAACATGTCTCTTTTTTGGCTTGAATCCATGTATTTAGTCAGGTTTTATTTGAGGTCTTGACGTACTGGGATGTGCCTAGTACTCTCGAAGCTCTTAGGATGTAAAGTTTTTGGTTGTTACGGTAATATTCACAtattattacaacaacaacaacaacaacaacaacccagtgtaatcccacaagtggggtctggggagggtaatatgtacgcagaccttacctctaccccgagggcagagaggctgtttccaggagaccctcggctcaaagaggcaacaagagacactatattagtactatcaatagactcatatattattacaaaaaaatatatatagttacttttaaatataaaaatatttttttattaacatACTAAAAAATAGTACTATCATATAAAATAGAATTAAGATGGTTCTTAAGTGGCATACAGAGGCGGCCGAGTGCCGCAATGCGGCCGTGCCCAgtcaattttattttaaaactatatattagaaaaattactaaatatatataaatatttaattgcgaACTCAGTAATTAAGACGAGTCGTAAGTTCTGTGATAATTTTAGATTTTATAAACTTCAAATCTTGATTCCACCTCTAGTGACATGGTTTTATAATGTGATTGTTTTTTAACTTGGACGAATTGTCCTCGTTATGGAAAATAATGTCAATAATTAAGTTACAGTGATGGACGGTAACAATACAAAAACAAGTTTGAGAACAGCTGGAATCTTTCAAATGAGTTAACTCAATTGAAAAACAGTTTCTAAAGCTATCGATCTTATCTaggattttgaaaatatatatttatttgagaCTTAAAGAGTAAAAGGCTTTTTGCTTGAACGAGTATATCACGTTCTGCtatcttttaatttatttatacaaGCTTATAATAAAGCCATCACCAAATGATATTTTGATCTTTAATTTTGTAATATTTGCATCACTAACAATTTACAGTCTATAATCTTAAGGTTATCACCAGATTATTTCGTTCATGTAAGCATCCTTTAGTTTAGACTTGCTGAGAATAGGATATATGTTATACATGACATTTTTTCTCTTACCTTTCTCGTTTATTAAATAAAAAGTCATTATCCGACATTATTTTTAAGAAGCTTAGTTGAAATTGGCTAATTCTTTTGCTTGAAAATCAAATTGCTTGAAGACGCACGTGATTTGTGACCTCAACTAAATCCTATGAATTACGACTTTTTGGTTGATTATCGTCCTAAAGTTGCCAAGTTCATGGTGCCAAACAAATTAATATTCCATTTCTTTCAATTTAGATAACACATTTCGCTTAAGAAAAGTTAATTTGATTAAATATTAAAGCCAAGCTAAATTATTTTACTTCAACTCGGTActctaaaattaaaatttagatattcaaAAATTATACGAAAAATATTACTACAAGTAGCAATTTTTCTCATGTccatataataaaaaataaatcttaAAATATTTGTGCAGATCGAAATATGTTATCTAATTAAAAAAGGAGAGAGTATTATCTTTCAACAAGTCACTTTCCTACATTAATTTAGCTATACACAAAAGGTTAGTAGAAGAAGTTTAATTGGACTATAACTTTTCTAGATTAGCTAGCGGCGTGCTCAATATTTCTTTGACTAATTCTTTTTGTTTGGTAATAATCATAATGCTTAACCATGTGATTTGTGATCGCAATTGAATCCTACGAATCATGTTATTTGTTTGTTCATTATTGTCCTCTAAGTAGCCTTCCAACTTTAACTTCTCTACATTAATAgcgtaaatattttttattttatcagaAAATTAACTATAAATAATTATTCGTATAATAACAATCACGAGTCAATTCCAACCGCAAAAGAGGATGATTCTTACTGTAGGTGACCAAccgtaaaaaaaataatataattattaactTAAAAGCAAAATAAATTATCTGTATACCAGATTAAAATTACCTGTTATAATGGATTAAAATACATTATCATTATATACTTTGTTAAATCTTTCCAATCCTTAGTCCTCAAGAGCCATTAGCTGTTATAAAAAAAAGACCTATTTCTCCCATATTTGCGTCCACGTACATTTAATCTATCTAACCGGTCGCTATTGCCACGTCCATATGCACCTCTCAAAATGTCTAAACTAAATCTATCATCCTCACTATATTTCCAACTTTACCCCCCCATAAAATAGTGATTATAACTAATCATTCATTTGTATAATTGTACCTACCAATATCTCATACCCTTTTTCGTAAATTTACCAAATTAGTCAATTATTGTTACGTACTTTAAATAGCAGAATATAGAAACATAAAAACACCAcagaaaacaaagaaaactacATTCATTGTCTCTGAAATGGCTCCGGCAAAAAATGAAGCTGGAGCTGACATTCCTCTATTGCCAAAGACAAATTCTCATACTAAGGAAAATCAGCTACTGATTTTGAGAGCAGTTTTTAATGTTTCAACAAGTATTATTGGTGCTGGAATTATGTCTGTTCCAGCAACTATGAAAGTCTTAGGTGTAATTCCAGCTTTTGTAGTGATTGTAATAGTTGCTTTGTTGGTTGACATATCGGTTGATTTCATGTTGAGGTTTACATATGCGGGCGAGTCGAAAACTTATGCTGCATTAATGAATGAGTCTTTTGGAAAGATTGGTTCTGTTGCTGTGCAAATTGCTGTTATGGTCACCAATCTTGGTTGCTTGATTATGTACCTTATTATTATTGGTAAGCATAAATTTAACTTCTTGATTCTATAACTTTGTTGTTTATGTGTGCAATATGTTTTGTTTGAATTAAGCAAGTCATATCTGGCTTTTCATTAGCCGAGGGTCTAGTCTTTCTACCTTCGCGAGAGTTAGGGGTAAGGTGTTGTTGTATATCTGGCTTTTCATCAACTTCTAGAGCCAAAAACTATTTGGTTCTTTCCTTTTTTAGTTGAAATCAAATCAAATGGAATTAGTACGGCCTCCATCCCAATTTATACGATGTTGTTTGATTGGACATGCAATTTAAGAATGTAAGAAAGATATgtgaaacttgtggtctaaacAAGACATAAATATTCGTgactataaatcatctcattaaaggTAAAAGTGAAAGTTTGAAGTTAAATTGTTACTAAATATAAAAACCGACTAAAAAGGACATGAACTGGGATGGAGGGAGTACATAATGAATTACTTGATTTCTCTAATTTCTTGATTTTGGATTTACCCTTTTTTGGGAGGTTTTTCTAATGATTACCTGATGCATAACTAAATTTGAAATATATGCTTAGGAATTAAGTTGAATGAAATTGAGTGATTGATTCAACTGGTAACAGTTTCTGTTATTTTCTATGAGCAGGAGATGTTCTATCTGGACAAGGAGAACATCTTGGTGTTCTACAAGAATGGTTTGGGATTCATTGGTGGAATTCTCGTAATTTCGCCATCCTCTTCATTGTCTTGTTTGTTATGCTTCCATTAGTCCTCTATCGACGTATCGGTCAGTACATACTACCCCTTTTGCTGTTGAATTTCTATAAAATTCGTTGTCCTAGTCGATATATATGTGTCCAAATCAGTGAAGAATTGCTGACATTTTGTATTATGTGCGGCGTGTGATTGCAGAATCATTGTGGTTGAGTTCAGCATTAGCAGTTTTACTAGCAATTGTATTTGTTGTCATATGTTCAGTAATGGCAATTATAGCAATCCTAAAAGGGAAAACAGCAAGTCCAAGAATGTTACCTCGGATGGATAATCAAACATCTTTCTTCAACCTTTTCACCGCGGTTCCAGTCATTGTTACAGCATTTACATTTCATTTCAATGGTAAGAAGTAAGAACCCTACATTCGTTTCGATTCTTGTTTAGTTTTATGTTAACTTGAATGATGAATATGACATTATAACTTGTTATGCAGTTCATCCTATTGGAACTGAGTTGGGAAAACCAGCAGCTATGTCGTCCGCTGTCAAGATTTCATTAGTACTATGTGCAACTATCTATTTTTCAATTGGCATTTTCGGGTACCTTTTATTCGGGGATTCAATCATGCCAGACATACTTGTAAATTTCGACAAATCTTCTGGTACTTCAGCAATCAGTTCAATGCTAAACGACATAGTTCGTTTGAGCTATGCATTTCACCTGATGCTGGTGTTTCCTCTCTTGAACTTCTCCTTAAGGGCCAATATAGATGAACTCATTTTCCCTAAGAAGCCTTTTTTGGCAACTGACAACAAACGATTCGTGTCTCTTAGTTTGGTTTTATTAGCCCTCTCATATATAGCGGCCATTTTTATCCCGTCTATATGGTACATTTTCCAGTTCATGGGATCAACTACTGGTGTTTGCCTTGCTTTCATATTTCCAGGAGCAATTGCCCTCAGGTATCTATCTTTCTCTCACTCGTGTTTACTCCTATAGcgatttgaagttattttcgtTCTTTTGTTTGTGCTAATATATTGATTTCTTGTTTGGCAGAGATGTCCATGGTATATCTTCGCGAAAAGATAAGATCATTGCAGTGATCATGATTGTTCAAGCAGTTGTGACTAGCCTTATAACAATTGCTACTAATATCTATAATATGAGTGGAAATAGTTCATAGTTTCTTGCTTGtcaatttcatttttttcattttttcattttttccataGATGAGTTTGTTTGTATCCTTAGGACTGAGGCAGTTATTGTTGTTGTCGAGTTTGTCTGTATTCTTATGTAACACTATCAAAATGTCCAGCATTTTTCTGTGAATACAAAGTTCAGCCAAAATTTAGGATTAACAAGTTCATTTTTCCATATGTACAAAACAAAGATTCATTTCTGAACATCCTTAAAGCTGAAATGCCACTCATCAGAAAAAAGGGCagccggtgcactaagctcccgctatgcgtggAGTCCGGAGAAGGGCAAGAGGAGGAAACATACTTCCCAATCAACAAAGTGTATGGAAAAATGCATGAAAATTTCCCTCTTGGTAGGAAAACAGAAACCATGCATCAACAACAATAGGATCGAGAGGAACTTGAAAATATCTCTCTGGTTTAAACAGTAGAAGATAtgcttaacaacaacaacaacaacaaatccagtgtaatctcacaaagtggggtctggagagggtggagtgtacgcagaccttacgcCGACCTTAGAAGAGACGCTTAAAAATATACTAATATCTTCTGTTTCCTAGTTCTCTCCAAACAA
The sequence above is drawn from the Nicotiana tabacum cultivar K326 chromosome 13, ASM71507v2, whole genome shotgun sequence genome and encodes:
- the LOC107779616 gene encoding amino acid transporter AVT6C-like yields the protein MAPAKNEAGADIPLLPKTNSHTKENQLLILRAVFNVSTSIIGAGIMSVPATMKVLGVIPAFVVIVIVALLVDISVDFMLRFTYAGESKTYAALMNESFGKIGSVAVQIAVMVTNLGCLIMYLIIIGDVLSGQGEHLGVLQEWFGIHWWNSRNFAILFIVLFVMLPLVLYRRIESLWLSSALAVLLAIVFVVICSVMAIIAILKGKTASPRMLPRMDNQTSFFNLFTAVPVIVTAFTFHFNVHPIGTELGKPAAMSSAVKISLVLCATIYFSIGIFGYLLFGDSIMPDILVNFDKSSGTSAISSMLNDIVRLSYAFHLMLVFPLLNFSLRANIDELIFPKKPFLATDNKRFVSLSLVLLALSYIAAIFIPSIWYIFQFMGSTTGVCLAFIFPGAIALRDVHGISSRKDKIIAVIMIVQAVVTSLITIATNIYNMSGNSS